Proteins encoded together in one Lepisosteus oculatus isolate fLepOcu1 chromosome 2, fLepOcu1.hap2, whole genome shotgun sequence window:
- the LOC107077062 gene encoding uncharacterized protein, with amino-acid sequence MSGLVEESAKEPSIMESLANLSAEIKRGKSLQSELRAFLGMESSIPGKRDVAYTDGKTQNTQLCKTSIRTSVRRNRILRGRTHSPLVEIQLFFEMSRSILTPRTSIITNHYLSADVGAAILLPGKKMIQSQKGPRNLPEVIPGFQTEHNVANIGEKITESSSQIAQSQPQDPVLTEGDKVVNQEKKKRWYHTLLKCMMPCVYSRNH; translated from the exons ATGTcaggtttagttgaagaatcggctaag gaacccagtataatgGAATCCCTTGCGaacctgtctgcagagataaag agaggtaaatctctgcaatccgagctgagggcatttcttggaatggaaag ttctatcccagggaagagggatgttgcctacacagatggcaagacacaaaacactcaactgtgcaaaacaagcataaggacatcagtcaggaggaacagg atattaagaggaaggacgcattcacccttggtagagattcagttgttctttgagatgtcaag gagtatactaactccaaggacaagtatcatcacaaaccattatttaagtgctgatgttggagctgcaatactactaccaggaaaaaaaatgatacag tcccaaaaaggaccgaggaacttaccagaGGTGatccctggatttcaaacagagcacAATGTAGCCAATATAGGGGAGAAGattacagagagctcttctcagattgctcagagtcagccccaggacCCTGTCTTGACTGAAGGAGACAAAGTGGTGAaccag gagaagaagaaacggtggtatcacactttgctcaagtgtatgatgccatgtgtgtacagcagaaatCACTAA